The following proteins come from a genomic window of Mycolicibacterium rufum:
- a CDS encoding MarR family winged helix-turn-helix transcriptional regulator: MGIEASAATELRESMMAVTRQLRRHRPDNGLTLSQMQLLGEISRAGVTTPAELGVRLHVKVQSLTDSLNGLEARGLLARRPDENDRRRQLVEITEDGTTLLEADRAERDAWLHTTMRERLSPLEFDLLMLVAPILRKLADADAGTLT, translated from the coding sequence ATGGGAATCGAGGCCTCGGCGGCGACCGAATTGCGCGAGTCGATGATGGCGGTCACCCGGCAGCTGCGCAGACACCGGCCGGACAACGGCCTCACGCTCAGCCAGATGCAGCTGCTCGGGGAGATCAGCCGCGCAGGCGTCACCACGCCCGCCGAGCTGGGGGTGCGCCTGCACGTCAAGGTGCAGTCGCTGACCGACTCGCTGAACGGGCTCGAGGCGCGCGGCCTGCTCGCCCGCCGACCCGACGAGAACGACCGGCGCCGCCAGCTCGTCGAGATCACCGAGGACGGCACCACCCTGCTGGAGGCCGACCGCGCCGAACGGGACGCCTGGCTGCACACCACCATGCGCGAACGGCTGTCCCCCCTCGAGTTCGATCTGCTGATGCTCGTTGCGCCCATCCTGCGCAAGCTCGCCGACGCCGATGCGGGCACACTGACGTAA